A window from Moritella yayanosii encodes these proteins:
- the yghU gene encoding glutathione-dependent disulfide-bond oxidoreductase has translation MESEYEPPTVWTNDEDSGGEWASINRPVSGATHEKALPVGTHPLQLYSLATPNGQKVTIMLEELLALGVTEAEYDAYLINIGEGEQFSSGFVGINPNSKIPALVDHSGDTPIEVFESGAILLYLADKFGHLLPKDIAKRTTVLNWLFWLQGSAPYLGGGFGHFYAYAPAKFEYPINRFTMEVKRQLDLLDKQLAANKFIAGDEYSIADIAIWSWYGNLVLGKTYDAAEFLDAASYKHLLRWAEDIAERPAVQRGCIVNRTSGEEWEQVPERHSAADIDNVLKLKP, from the coding sequence ATGGAAAGCGAATACGAACCACCGACAGTTTGGACAAATGATGAAGACAGTGGCGGGGAATGGGCATCAATAAATCGCCCTGTTTCAGGCGCAACTCACGAGAAAGCATTACCTGTCGGAACTCATCCCTTACAGCTTTATTCATTGGCAACGCCCAATGGTCAAAAAGTCACCATCATGCTGGAAGAGTTATTAGCCTTGGGCGTGACTGAGGCGGAATATGATGCTTACCTTATTAACATTGGTGAGGGAGAGCAGTTTTCATCCGGCTTTGTTGGTATTAATCCCAATTCAAAAATTCCTGCATTAGTGGACCACTCTGGAGATACGCCAATCGAAGTATTTGAATCGGGTGCTATCTTGCTTTACCTTGCGGATAAGTTCGGCCATTTATTACCGAAAGATATCGCCAAACGCACGACAGTATTGAATTGGCTATTTTGGTTACAAGGTTCAGCCCCCTATTTAGGTGGTGGCTTCGGTCATTTCTATGCTTACGCACCAGCAAAATTTGAATATCCCATTAACCGTTTCACGATGGAAGTTAAGCGTCAACTCGATTTGTTAGACAAGCAACTTGCCGCTAATAAATTTATAGCCGGTGATGAATATAGTATTGCTGATATTGCGATTTGGTCTTGGTATGGCAACTTGGTACTTGGTAAGACCTATGATGCTGCGGAATTTTTAGATGCTGCAAGTTATAAGCACCTGCTGCGTTGGGCTGAGGATATCGCTGAGCGTCCTGCAGTGCAGCGTGGTTGTATTGTGAATCGTACATCAGGTGAAGAGTGGGAACAAGTTCCTGAGCGTCATAGTGCAGCTGATATTGATAATGTGTTGAAGCTTAAACCTTAA